The Paenibacillus amylolyticus genome contains the following window.
CTGTTCCTTCAATTGCCTCTCGGCATGTTGAGTGATCGATATGGACGGAAGAAGATATTGATGTTTGCAGGCATCAGCGGGGGCATTATTTTTATGCTGGTTCCTGTTGCAGGTACGCATTTCTGGTGGACCCTTGTCTTGTTAACCATCGCAGGTGGCCTGGTCGGTTCTTTTTTCTCACTGGGCCTGGCTTATGCCGCGGACATCTTGCCTAAAGTATTGCTGCCTGCAGCTAACGTGGTGGCATCCTTTCATTTCACAATTGGAAGTATTATCGGTCCGAATCTGAGTGGCCAGATGATCAACTGGATTTCACCCGGAAGCATGTTCACCCTGCTCGGATTCATGTATCTTCTTTTTGGCGTGGCAGGTATATTATTTCATCGTAAACCTGAGTTCGAATCTGTGTTAAAATAGAAGCTGGTGTTCGCATGGAAATTGATGTCCATTTCCGAGTACACTAGTGGTAGGGAAAAACATGGACAAGAGGAGACATCGCGATGATCAGAGTAGAGAACTTGAGTAAATCCGTGGGCGTGGACCGCGTTCCCGTTCTACGGGATATTCGATTTGATATGCAACAAGGTGAGATGATAGCTGTAGTTGGCTCGAGCGGTAGCGGTAAAAGCATGCTGCTCAAATGTCTGGCCATGATGGAAAAATGGGATTCCGGCCGGTTTACGGTGGATGGTGCCGAGATTTTGAAAGAAGGCTGGTCCGGAAAACGGAAAATTAAACGGGAATGGGCATACCTGGAACAGAATCCAGAATTATTTCCGAGACGTACCGCTCTTAAAAATGTATTAATTGGACGATCGGGTCAGACTCCCGTATGGAGAATGGTAACCGGTATGGTCCGTTCCGATGATTATATGGGCGCTATGGATTATCTCGAAGGATTGGGATTACTCGATAAAGCACATCAAATTGCAGAGAAGCTTAGTGGTGGCGAGAAGCAGCGTGTTGCCATTGCAAGAGCACTTGCTCATGGTGCCAAAGTGGTTTTGGCCGACGAGCCTGTAATTGGTCTTGACCCTCATACAGCAGATTCAGTGCTGGAAACGCTGCGCAAATTATGTGAAGAAGAACGTGCAACAGTCATTGCAGTACTGCCTATTGAACTTGCTGAGAAACATGCCACGCGAATCTGGGGACTGGCAGACGGCAAAATAGCTTTTGATATTCGTGGACGAAGACTGACACAGCAAGAAAAAAACCAGATTTAAACTATTGAAAAGAGTGATGAGATTGTTTAATTCACGGTGGGGACGCTTCATTGCAGCAGGAACTATGGCCATTATGCTTGGTTCTGTTCTGAGTGGATGCACAGTCATAAGTGACCCCAAGGGTTTGATGAGAAAACCCATGATGTCCACAGATAAGGAAAAACTATATAACGTGGTTCAGCTTAAGTTGCCACCAGAGAGCACACTGATCCGTCCCAAGGATATGAATAACACGAGTATGATTCGGGTGGAAGACCTGAATGGGGATGGAACGCGAGAAGCGATTGTCTTTTATGAGACACCCAATGAGAATGTGCGAATCCATGGCATGATTTTGGAGGAGCAGGGAGGCGCTTGGGTTAAAAAGCTTACATTTGATGTGCCGGGAAATGAGCTGCAATCGTTTAAAGTATTAGATATTACCAATGACGGGAATCCGGATATTATTCTGGGTGTAAGTTTACAGGAGCAGAAGGCGCTGACTGCCTATTCGTATAAAGGCGGGGCACTGGAACAAGTTCTGGGTGGAGTTCCATATAACCAGTATATTATTGATGATGCGCAGGGAAACACGCTGGATTTGAGTGGGGATGGCAAGAGTGATTTTGTTATTATCTCGCTGAACAACAGCGGCTTTGCAACCATTGCGTTATATCAGTATGAGGATGGAAGTTTCAAGGAAGTTGATCGGGTGCAGACGGATTATACGGTTAAGGAAGTTTATAGTGCTCTGGGCGGAGAGATCGCAGAAGGACAGACGGGCATTGTATTGGATGCAGAGCTTGATGATCGGAGTTCCTTCTCGCAAATCATGTATGTTAAGGATAACAAGTTAGTGAATGCTTTCAAATCACCGGAT
Protein-coding sequences here:
- a CDS encoding ATP-binding cassette domain-containing protein encodes the protein MIRVENLSKSVGVDRVPVLRDIRFDMQQGEMIAVVGSSGSGKSMLLKCLAMMEKWDSGRFTVDGAEILKEGWSGKRKIKREWAYLEQNPELFPRRTALKNVLIGRSGQTPVWRMVTGMVRSDDYMGAMDYLEGLGLLDKAHQIAEKLSGGEKQRVAIARALAHGAKVVLADEPVIGLDPHTADSVLETLRKLCEEERATVIAVLPIELAEKHATRIWGLADGKIAFDIRGRRLTQQEKNQI